The Sulfurimonas lithotrophica genome includes a region encoding these proteins:
- a CDS encoding YbgC/FadM family acyl-CoA thioesterase has protein sequence MQIRVYYEDTDTGGIVYHSNYLNFCERARSETFFQKGLSPDMPTGGFVVKKIIANYLKPAKLGDLLDVKSSLKQIKAASFILIQSVYKDDIKLFEAEIILAYINREGHPQKIEDELKEIIVSLFDG, from the coding sequence ATGCAAATTAGAGTTTATTATGAAGATACGGATACGGGTGGTATAGTTTACCACTCCAACTATTTGAACTTTTGTGAAAGAGCAAGAAGTGAGACTTTTTTTCAAAAAGGGCTAAGCCCCGATATGCCAACGGGAGGTTTTGTTGTAAAAAAGATTATTGCAAACTACTTAAAGCCTGCAAAACTAGGTGATTTACTGGATGTAAAAAGTTCACTTAAGCAGATAAAAGCAGCTTCTTTTATTCTTATTCAGAGTGTATATAAAGATGATATTAAACTATTTGAAGCTGAGATTATTTTAGCGTATATTAACAGAGAAGGGCATCCTCAAAAGATTGAGGATGAGCTAAAAGAGATTATTGTATCTTTATTCGACGGCTGA
- a CDS encoding EAL domain-containing protein: MFKKLSTKSKVLLFISVLLFVFISILITNIYLTEKENLSREKEQYRLNTITAYTNTLNNYEISYKSKLTSILTLPGVIESIKNHDRLKLYSLVKEEWDNLKKENKYVKILHFHKADGYTLLRMHNPNKYDDDIASKRAMCRYMHESKKAISGFEAGVHLLGYRVMMPVFYNSEYIGAIEIGIKPSFILSQMKKFSNVSGVIFAKEADIFSKKLIDKEKILIGKYRLESNSLNDKSLINHLPDGYKLDSDLRVEKDSKIYDVYLFEHKDFKGEVSAKTLIFNDISILVHNFNEAILKIVFFSVVLFFILVLTIKFGFEKTLDKIDSTNKELLHSVAFLKSHQLAMDESSIVTKSDIKGQITYVNDNFCKVTGYTKEEAIGKPHSLLRHPDNPKEMFTDLWKTIRSKKVWKGIMKNRGKYSDYWVDASILPILDDNNDIVEYIAIRHDITKMIEQQNKLDNIANTDTLTGLGSRYKLVQDIANSKTPALAILNVDSFSQINDFYGHEKGDLVIVMLASIINSITKDNDFSLYHLQGDEFVVFHKDAKREDFIKDILDIPLQVATKPIKLDEEEIYLNLTTAISFESNEKILTTADMALKIAKREHKSVVIYSDEISLNDEYKNNIKWAKKIKEAIEFDKIIPVFQPIVNNSSGKWEKYESLVRLIDDDGKLISPYFFLEISKKTKHYTQITKIMIQKSFDMFKDKDIEFSINLTIEDILNEQINDFIIEMLDKYKIGSYVVFEIVESESIENFKQVHNFIEKIKSYNCKIAIDDFGTGYSNFEYLMKLNADYIKIDGSMIKYIDKNKEAQLVVSTIVDFAKKMGVKTIAEFVENENILKEVKKLGIDYSQGYHFRAPEIEL; this comes from the coding sequence ATGTTTAAAAAACTTAGTACAAAAAGTAAAGTATTATTATTTATTTCCGTATTACTATTTGTTTTTATATCTATACTGATTACAAATATATATTTAACCGAAAAAGAAAACCTGAGCAGAGAAAAAGAACAATATAGGTTAAATACTATAACTGCATATACAAATACTCTTAATAATTATGAAATCTCGTATAAAAGTAAGCTAACGTCAATTTTAACTTTGCCGGGAGTTATTGAGAGTATAAAAAATCATGATAGATTAAAGCTTTATTCGTTAGTCAAAGAAGAATGGGATAATTTAAAAAAAGAAAATAAATATGTAAAAATTTTGCATTTTCATAAAGCCGACGGATATACACTTTTAAGAATGCACAATCCTAATAAATATGATGATGATATAGCAAGCAAAAGGGCTATGTGCAGGTATATGCACGAAAGTAAAAAAGCTATTTCGGGCTTTGAAGCGGGAGTACATCTGCTGGGATATAGAGTTATGATGCCTGTTTTTTACAATAGTGAATATATAGGTGCTATAGAGATAGGTATAAAACCTAGTTTTATTTTAAGTCAAATGAAAAAATTCTCTAATGTTTCAGGTGTAATTTTTGCAAAAGAAGCAGATATATTTAGTAAAAAGCTTATAGATAAAGAGAAAATACTTATCGGTAAATATAGACTAGAGAGCAATAGTTTAAATGATAAAAGTCTAATCAATCACTTACCCGATGGATATAAGTTAGATAGTGATTTAAGAGTAGAAAAAGATTCAAAGATATATGATGTTTATCTATTTGAACATAAAGATTTTAAAGGTGAAGTAAGTGCCAAAACATTGATATTTAACGATATAAGTATCTTAGTTCATAATTTCAACGAGGCTATTTTAAAAATAGTATTTTTTTCGGTAGTGCTTTTCTTTATACTTGTTTTAACTATAAAGTTTGGATTTGAAAAAACACTTGACAAAATTGATAGTACAAACAAAGAACTTCTACACAGCGTAGCTTTTTTGAAAAGCCATCAGTTAGCTATGGATGAGTCTAGCATAGTTACAAAATCGGATATTAAAGGACAAATTACATATGTTAACGACAACTTCTGCAAGGTAACGGGTTATACAAAAGAAGAAGCGATAGGAAAACCGCATAGCTTACTGAGACATCCTGATAATCCTAAAGAGATGTTTACAGATTTATGGAAAACTATTAGGTCTAAAAAAGTTTGGAAAGGTATTATGAAAAACAGGGGTAAATACTCAGATTATTGGGTAGATGCTTCAATATTGCCTATTTTAGACGATAACAACGATATAGTAGAATATATAGCTATAAGACACGATATTACAAAGATGATTGAACAGCAAAACAAGCTTGATAATATAGCTAATACAGACACCTTGACAGGCTTAGGAAGCAGATATAAATTAGTCCAAGACATAGCAAATTCTAAAACGCCGGCACTGGCAATATTAAACGTAGATTCTTTCTCTCAAATTAATGATTTTTACGGTCATGAAAAAGGTGACTTGGTTATTGTTATGTTAGCCAGCATCATAAATTCTATTACTAAAGATAATGACTTTAGTCTTTATCATCTTCAAGGTGATGAATTTGTTGTTTTTCATAAAGATGCAAAAAGAGAAGACTTTATTAAAGATATTTTAGATATTCCTCTACAGGTTGCAACAAAGCCTATTAAACTCGATGAAGAAGAGATATATTTAAATTTAACTACCGCAATCTCTTTTGAATCTAATGAAAAAATTTTAACTACTGCCGACATGGCACTAAAAATAGCAAAAAGAGAACATAAAAGTGTAGTTATATACAGTGATGAAATATCGTTAAACGATGAATATAAAAACAATATAAAATGGGCAAAAAAAATTAAAGAAGCCATAGAGTTTGACAAAATAATACCTGTCTTTCAACCCATAGTAAACAACAGTAGCGGAAAATGGGAAAAGTATGAATCTTTGGTTAGATTGATAGATGATGACGGAAAATTAATATCACCGTATTTCTTTTTGGAAATATCGAAAAAAACCAAACATTATACCCAAATAACAAAAATAATGATTCAAAAATCATTTGATATGTTTAAAGATAAAGATATAGAATTTTCCATCAATTTGACTATTGAAGATATTTTAAATGAGCAAATAAATGATTTTATAATAGAGATGCTGGATAAATACAAAATAGGCTCATATGTAGTATTTGAGATTGTTGAATCTGAATCTATAGAAAATTTTAAACAAGTTCACAACTTTATAGAGAAAATAAAATCGTATAACTGTAAGATTGCTATTGATGATTTTGGAACGGGTTATAGTAACTTTGAGTATTTGATGAAATTAAATGCCGATTATATAAAAATAGACGGTTCAATGATTAAGTATATAGATAAAAACAAAGAGGCACAACTTGTCGTGTCAACAATTGTAGATTTCGCTAAAAAAATGGGTGTTAAAACCATAGCGGAGTTTGTTGAAAATGAAAATATCTTAAAAGAAGTAAAAAAGTTGGGAATAGATTATTCCCAAGGTTACCATTTTAGAGCACCGGAAATAGAATTATAA
- a CDS encoding ATP-binding protein has translation MSRFKLSIKLKVTLILVLLSIFFITILYLTINKIITNDILKIEHQKAEIILKTVEPTIAVNHFLELNKENKEFIKKLLENEDIMGICVHFNEKLFFMKMPDKDAELFRLEYPIKDVVSNEEIGTILLHYTKKHYNKTVKTLHTRFIVISILIIAVVILVYFIVQYMFKSLVKISEVIANYKIGDKIDFSHIKHEEETSKVITIISDLVKRINKHNHQMQLKQEELQEARENAEAASRFKSEFLANMSHEIRTPMNGVLGFVEKLSKSEKDPERLKQFKIIKNSGETLLSIINDILDLSKIETGKMELEYHPYNIKQLFDDTASIFTELISNKNITFKSNIDEKIPSCLLVDQLRLKQVVFNLLSNAVKFTSQNGTIRLDANIVNDTLHCSVIDSGVGIAKENQIKIFEAFGQEDTSTTRKFGGTGLGLSISYKLISMMGGKLNVKSQLDKGSEFYFDIPLHYCDEDTELDNNSIIDEEYSFNDVISSNAHILVVEDNKTNQLLLGMILEELGFTYDVANDGLESLELFKNNDYDIVLMDENMPNMNGIEATKKIRKIENKNSLKKTPIIAVTANALAEDRNRFLESGMDEYISKPYTEDDILKILRKFL, from the coding sequence ATGAGTAGATTTAAGTTATCTATAAAATTGAAAGTTACACTAATACTTGTGTTGTTAAGTATATTTTTTATAACTATTTTATATCTAACAATTAATAAAATAATAACAAACGACATATTAAAAATAGAACATCAAAAAGCAGAAATAATCCTTAAAACCGTTGAACCCACAATAGCCGTAAACCATTTTTTAGAACTTAATAAAGAAAATAAAGAATTTATAAAAAAACTTTTGGAAAATGAAGATATTATGGGGATATGCGTTCACTTTAACGAAAAGCTTTTTTTTATGAAAATGCCAGATAAAGATGCCGAGTTGTTTAGGTTGGAATACCCTATAAAAGATGTAGTTTCAAATGAAGAAATAGGAACAATTTTACTTCATTATACAAAAAAACATTATAACAAAACAGTTAAAACCTTACATACACGTTTTATAGTAATATCGATTTTAATTATAGCCGTTGTTATATTGGTTTATTTTATCGTGCAGTATATGTTTAAATCATTGGTTAAAATTTCAGAGGTTATAGCAAACTACAAAATAGGCGATAAGATAGATTTTTCACATATTAAACATGAAGAGGAGACTTCTAAGGTTATTACGATTATATCTGACCTTGTAAAACGTATCAATAAGCATAATCATCAGATGCAACTTAAACAAGAAGAATTACAAGAAGCTCGTGAAAATGCTGAAGCTGCCAGTAGATTTAAGTCGGAATTTTTAGCAAATATGAGTCATGAGATTCGTACCCCTATGAACGGTGTATTGGGATTTGTGGAAAAGCTTTCTAAAAGTGAAAAAGACCCTGAACGCTTAAAGCAGTTTAAGATTATTAAAAATTCAGGTGAAACTCTGCTTAGTATTATAAATGATATTTTGGATCTCTCAAAAATTGAAACAGGTAAAATGGAACTAGAATACCATCCTTATAATATTAAACAACTGTTTGATGATACTGCTTCTATTTTTACCGAATTGATAAGCAATAAAAATATAACTTTTAAAAGTAATATAGACGAAAAAATACCTAGTTGTTTGTTGGTCGATCAGCTACGTTTAAAGCAAGTAGTATTTAACCTATTAAGTAATGCAGTTAAGTTTACGTCTCAAAACGGTACTATAAGATTGGATGCAAATATAGTAAATGATACTTTGCATTGTTCTGTAATTGACAGCGGTGTCGGAATAGCAAAAGAAAATCAAATAAAAATATTTGAAGCATTTGGACAGGAAGATACTTCAACAACGAGAAAATTTGGAGGTACAGGTCTAGGTCTTTCAATTTCATATAAATTAATATCTATGATGGGCGGAAAATTAAACGTAAAAAGTCAACTTGATAAAGGTAGTGAGTTTTATTTTGATATTCCACTACATTATTGTGATGAAGATACGGAGTTAGACAATAATTCTATAATAGACGAAGAATATTCTTTTAACGATGTTATCTCCTCAAATGCACATATCTTGGTTGTAGAAGACAATAAAACAAATCAATTATTACTTGGTATGATTTTAGAGGAACTTGGTTTTACCTACGATGTGGCAAACGATGGTTTAGAGTCATTGGAACTTTTTAAAAATAATGATTACGATATTGTTTTAATGGATGAAAATATGCCGAATATGAACGGTATTGAAGCAACTAAAAAAATAAGAAAAATTGAAAATAAAAACTCTTTAAAGAAAACACCTATTATTGCCGTTACGGCAAATGCTTTGGCAGAAGACAGAAATCGATTTTTAGAGTCCGGAATGGATGAATATATTAGTAAGCCTTATACCGAAGATGATATATTAAAAATACTACGTAAGTTTTTATAA
- the glyS gene encoding glycine--tRNA ligase subunit beta: protein MLKPLLIEIGVEELPAVPLLKQLENIEKKYVDILQEYSLLCEFEFYYTPRRLVLWHPEFKLSQDDSTEEFFGAPTAVAFKDGEATPAALGFAKKCGVSIDEIGRGEKNGKEVLYYKKDVKGQASETLLNEIITKWIMSLDFGKSMRWASNNESFIRPIRWLNVMLGDELVDAELFGVKSDKHTFVHRISNFESISIGGAKEYFNTLKEGGVTLYQDQRRKDILDAFVKLEKDNGVKIEVDEDLLDEVVAITENPTPLLGSFDEEFLTLPPEVIITSMKEHQRYFPVFKDGKLINKFCVVSNALTNDFSDVIEGNERVLRPRLADGLFFWENDLKNGLSIDGLEKVAFFKGLGSVKDKIERESKIANKLFDIYTPDANKDDLNTAISLAKADLMSEMVYEFTELQGVMGGYYALKAGHSQEVATAISEQYLPEGEDSELPSTKLSAIVAMSLKLDTLIALFSINQIPTGSRDPFALRRAVNGIIRITESQGFEFDIVNTVKELLDAYTEFDLSKLEAFILERVKQYYKVNPSIVEAVLASGERELLAIGKKIEALNNIANSDNFKEATSTFKRVSNITKDIDLTKEMPVNESLFEEEAEKVLNAEFNKAKADSYESYEQELDALLSLKPYLDKFFEDVMVNAEDEKVRDNRKSLVANIYKSILNIADIKEVSI, encoded by the coding sequence ATGTTAAAACCACTTTTAATAGAAATAGGAGTTGAAGAACTTCCAGCCGTACCGCTTTTAAAACAACTAGAAAATATTGAAAAGAAATATGTAGATATTTTACAAGAGTATTCACTTTTATGTGAATTTGAATTTTACTATACACCTCGTCGTTTAGTTTTATGGCATCCTGAGTTTAAACTTTCTCAAGATGATTCTACCGAAGAGTTTTTTGGAGCACCTACGGCAGTAGCTTTTAAAGACGGTGAAGCTACACCCGCTGCACTTGGTTTTGCCAAAAAATGCGGTGTAAGCATAGATGAAATCGGTCGCGGTGAAAAAAACGGCAAAGAAGTTCTTTACTATAAAAAAGATGTAAAAGGACAAGCTTCAGAGACTCTTTTAAACGAGATTATTACAAAATGGATTATGTCGCTTGATTTTGGTAAATCAATGAGATGGGCTAGCAATAATGAAAGTTTTATACGTCCTATTCGTTGGTTAAATGTTATGCTTGGTGATGAGCTTGTAGATGCAGAACTTTTTGGCGTAAAGTCTGATAAACATACCTTTGTTCACCGTATTAGTAATTTTGAGTCTATATCTATTGGTGGTGCAAAAGAGTACTTTAATACTTTAAAAGAGGGTGGTGTAACTCTTTATCAAGATCAAAGACGTAAAGATATTTTAGACGCATTTGTAAAACTAGAAAAAGACAACGGCGTTAAGATAGAAGTAGATGAAGACCTTCTTGATGAAGTTGTAGCTATTACGGAGAATCCTACACCGCTTTTAGGTAGTTTTGATGAGGAGTTCTTAACTCTTCCTCCTGAAGTAATCATTACCTCTATGAAAGAGCATCAACGTTATTTCCCCGTATTTAAAGACGGTAAATTAATCAATAAGTTTTGTGTAGTCTCAAACGCGCTTACAAATGATTTTTCAGATGTTATAGAGGGTAATGAAAGAGTTCTTCGCCCGCGTTTAGCGGATGGACTTTTCTTTTGGGAAAATGATTTAAAAAATGGACTAAGTATAGACGGGCTTGAAAAAGTTGCATTTTTTAAAGGTCTTGGAAGTGTTAAAGATAAAATAGAACGTGAGAGCAAAATTGCTAATAAACTTTTTGATATTTATACACCTGATGCTAACAAAGATGATTTAAATACTGCTATATCTTTAGCAAAAGCTGACTTGATGAGTGAGATGGTTTATGAGTTTACGGAACTTCAAGGTGTTATGGGTGGTTACTATGCACTAAAAGCAGGGCATTCACAAGAAGTTGCTACAGCTATAAGCGAGCAGTATCTGCCTGAAGGTGAAGATAGTGAACTGCCATCTACTAAACTCTCCGCTATCGTAGCTATGAGTTTAAAACTTGATACTTTAATAGCTCTGTTTAGTATAAACCAAATACCTACAGGTTCTCGTGATCCGTTTGCACTTCGTCGTGCCGTAAACGGAATTATACGTATAACAGAGAGTCAAGGATTTGAATTTGATATTGTAAATACAGTAAAAGAGTTATTAGATGCTTATACGGAATTTGATTTATCTAAACTTGAAGCATTTATACTTGAACGTGTTAAGCAATACTACAAAGTTAATCCTTCGATAGTTGAAGCTGTACTGGCATCAGGTGAAAGAGAACTTTTAGCTATCGGTAAAAAGATAGAAGCACTGAACAACATTGCAAACTCAGATAACTTTAAAGAGGCTACATCTACATTTAAAAGGGTTTCAAATATCACAAAAGATATTGATTTGACTAAAGAGATGCCAGTAAATGAGTCTTTATTTGAAGAGGAAGCAGAAAAAGTACTAAATGCTGAGTTTAATAAGGCAAAGGCTGATAGTTATGAGAGTTATGAACAAGAGTTGGATGCACTCTTATCACTTAAACCGTACCTTGATAAATTTTTTGAAGATGTAATGGTAAATGCCGAGGATGAAAAAGTAAGAGACAACCGTAAATCTTTAGTGGCAAATATATACAAAAGTATTTTAAATATAGCAGATATCAAAGAAGTATCAATTTAA
- a CDS encoding class II SORL domain-containing protein, whose protein sequence is MPKINKYVDIDTVEREAKKDLIDRHSPFITVDGEAKKGEILSVNVKMGNEYTHPDDFDHYIESITLFNGETKLASASFVPGTLGNEKSHAEVTFNIRPMGKKLNLIAHGYCTKHGIWESTPVEVAVAE, encoded by the coding sequence ATGCCAAAAATTAACAAATACGTTGATATCGATACAGTAGAAAGAGAAGCAAAAAAGGATCTTATTGACCGTCATTCACCGTTCATTACGGTAGATGGTGAAGCTAAAAAAGGTGAAATACTTTCAGTGAATGTTAAAATGGGTAATGAATATACTCACCCTGATGATTTTGATCACTATATTGAGAGTATTACACTGTTTAACGGTGAAACTAAATTAGCTTCAGCTTCTTTTGTTCCGGGAACTCTAGGAAATGAAAAATCTCATGCAGAAGTTACTTTCAACATCCGTCCAATGGGTAAAAAACTAAACCTAATTGCACACGGTTACTGTACTAAACACGGTATTTGGGAATCAACTCCTGTTGAAGTAGCGGTAGCTGAATAA
- a CDS encoding uracil-DNA glycosylase, translated as MDSFQNLALLQNLYRLKAIGFEYIEQFSINTNYHNEKPLNISQLYQNISLCHLCDLSKSRSQSMGGYGNVDADLMIIDYSVSQNDDNSNTYYSGRSGEILKNMVENVLELQVDDIYFTHAIKCKPLNSNLPSSSEWESCKNYLFFQIEFIKPKVIVTLGKDAYAKIMNIDEDFESVRGHVIDFKEYKLVPIHHPSFLLRNPESKKTTFNDLITIKSCL; from the coding sequence TTGGACTCTTTTCAAAACTTAGCACTTCTACAAAATCTATATAGATTAAAAGCCATAGGCTTTGAATATATAGAACAATTTTCGATAAACACCAATTATCACAATGAGAAACCTTTAAATATTTCTCAATTGTATCAAAACATATCTTTATGTCATCTTTGTGACCTAAGTAAATCTCGTTCACAAAGTATGGGAGGATACGGTAACGTAGATGCCGACTTAATGATAATCGATTATTCTGTTTCGCAAAATGACGATAACTCAAATACATACTATTCCGGAAGATCCGGCGAAATATTAAAAAACATGGTAGAAAATGTTTTAGAACTCCAAGTTGATGATATATATTTTACGCATGCCATAAAATGTAAACCCCTAAATTCCAACTTACCTTCAAGTTCTGAATGGGAATCATGTAAAAATTATCTGTTTTTCCAGATAGAATTTATAAAACCAAAGGTTATTGTTACCTTAGGTAAAGATGCATATGCTAAAATAATGAATATAGATGAAGATTTTGAAAGCGTTAGAGGACATGTAATAGATTTCAAAGAGTACAAACTTGTACCTATTCATCATCCTAGTTTCTTGCTTCGAAATCCGGAGAGCAAAAAAACAACATTTAATGACCTTATTACTATAAAGAGCTGTTTATGA
- a CDS encoding NAD(P)/FAD-dependent oxidoreductase, whose product MYDIAIVGAGINGSSVAYEFVQAGKNVVIFDESAIAAGGSGAAGAFISPKFSKAGELKELIHEAFVYSTSFYEKHFPKLYTKTRLLHFAQDDKDADILKYYKKHTSLKLYDENPTGLDAEYISLDSGIVDAKSMCEALCEGARFIKEKINTLVYEDSYWVLNDTYAAKEVVLATGAYKSLLNETYIKLRGVWGHRIDIKTSTKNENSIHQFVSISPNKDGVLAIGATHNVHYHPESSKEPYDFSEGRIELLEKATRTLDLENVEVIKDYVGLRSGSFDYLPLLGAIVNSKETLAMGEKNIRVKKPDFENFTYYPNLYMINGNGGYGFVLAPYLAKKLSDFILRGKKIDKVLSPARFFARWVKKS is encoded by the coding sequence ATGTACGATATAGCAATAGTCGGAGCAGGAATCAACGGTTCTAGTGTTGCTTATGAGTTTGTACAAGCAGGTAAAAACGTAGTCATATTTGACGAGAGTGCTATTGCAGCAGGCGGAAGCGGTGCAGCAGGTGCTTTCATATCTCCTAAGTTTTCAAAAGCGGGTGAATTAAAAGAGTTGATTCACGAAGCTTTTGTGTATTCTACAAGTTTTTATGAAAAACATTTCCCTAAACTTTACACTAAAACAAGACTGCTACATTTTGCACAAGATGATAAAGATGCAGATATTTTAAAGTACTATAAAAAACACACATCTTTAAAGCTTTATGATGAGAATCCAACTGGTCTGGATGCAGAATATATATCATTGGATTCAGGCATAGTAGATGCAAAAAGTATGTGTGAAGCTTTATGCGAAGGTGCAAGGTTTATAAAAGAGAAAATAAATACACTTGTTTATGAAGACTCATATTGGGTATTAAATGATACATATGCGGCAAAAGAGGTCGTACTCGCAACAGGCGCATATAAATCTTTGTTAAATGAGACATATATAAAACTTCGCGGTGTATGGGGGCATAGAATAGATATTAAAACCTCCACAAAAAATGAAAATTCAATCCATCAGTTTGTGTCAATCTCGCCAAATAAAGACGGTGTATTGGCTATCGGGGCTACACATAATGTTCACTACCATCCTGAGAGTTCAAAAGAACCATATGATTTTAGCGAGGGGAGGATAGAGCTGTTGGAAAAAGCTACTCGTACGCTTGATTTGGAAAATGTAGAGGTTATAAAAGATTATGTGGGTTTAAGAAGCGGTAGTTTTGACTATTTACCGCTTTTAGGAGCTATTGTAAATTCTAAAGAGACACTTGCAATGGGTGAGAAAAATATAAGAGTTAAAAAGCCTGACTTTGAAAATTTTACTTACTATCCGAATCTTTATATGATAAACGGTAACGGTGGATACGGATTTGTTTTAGCTCCGTACTTGGCAAAAAAGTTATCTGATTTTATTTTAAGAGGGAAAAAAATCGATAAGGTTTTAAGCCCCGCAAGATTTTTTGCCAGATGGGTTAAAAAATCCTAA
- a CDS encoding EAL domain-containing protein, with protein sequence MQKDKNDLLNVKEYLLESSSDVEKTVSDIAEIDCNQMLIHIYSIIHNTVLVQNLKQELSKRVGHANVVLLKHNDRNNTRIVIYSYYGEVFEDNLESEILNDVNLKNTKLIRKLQECKTEFMSRYFTDHLTRLPNLYQLRKDLSDNEKSALVSIVVDDFVTINNFYGFIVGDYVLEQVGKFLIENLDDKVYRVSGTEFAVNINKELNFYELKEYMSNMYKKIKIIQVEYQNSRITTSLTLASSASSSNENVFAKVSMALKYAQENHLPFWIYEDSMRFENEYEQNLSVSSKVRHAVQNSKIVPYFQPIFDNKTEKIVKYECLARLLDESDNVISPALFLPLAKKVKVYNLITKIIIEKSFEAFKDNDYDFSINLSIDDVMSTDIFEFIIDTLKNSPIANRVIFEIVESEAIVDFTKVSKFINEIKRYGAKVAIDDFGDGYSNFSYLIKMDVDYIKIDGSLIKDIDVDKSSLMVVETIVDFARKLGVKTIAEYVHSSTVLDKVKELGIDFSQGFYIDKPSLNIM encoded by the coding sequence TTGCAAAAAGATAAAAATGATTTACTAAATGTAAAAGAATATTTATTAGAATCTTCGTCTGATGTTGAAAAGACCGTAAGTGATATAGCCGAGATAGATTGTAATCAAATGCTTATTCATATATATTCAATAATTCATAATACGGTTTTAGTGCAAAATCTCAAGCAAGAACTCTCAAAAAGAGTCGGACACGCCAATGTCGTTTTGCTAAAACATAATGACAGAAATAATACAAGAATAGTAATATATAGCTATTATGGAGAAGTTTTTGAGGATAATCTAGAGAGTGAAATTTTAAATGATGTAAACCTTAAAAATACAAAACTTATCAGAAAATTGCAAGAGTGTAAAACGGAATTTATGAGTAGGTACTTTACCGATCATTTAACACGCTTACCAAATTTATATCAGTTAAGAAAAGATTTAAGCGATAATGAAAAAAGCGCTTTAGTCAGTATAGTAGTAGATGACTTTGTAACGATTAACAATTTTTACGGATTTATAGTAGGCGATTACGTCTTAGAACAAGTCGGAAAATTTTTAATTGAAAACTTGGATGATAAAGTATATAGAGTGTCAGGAACGGAATTTGCGGTAAATATAAATAAAGAGTTGAATTTTTATGAACTCAAAGAGTACATGAGTAACATGTATAAAAAAATAAAAATCATTCAAGTTGAGTATCAAAATTCAAGAATTACCACAAGTTTAACCTTAGCCTCAAGTGCAAGTAGTTCAAATGAAAATGTATTTGCCAAAGTCTCAATGGCACTAAAATATGCACAAGAAAACCATCTGCCGTTTTGGATATATGAAGACAGTATGAGGTTTGAGAATGAGTATGAACAAAACCTCAGTGTATCGTCAAAGGTTCGCCATGCCGTCCAAAACTCTAAAATAGTCCCTTATTTTCAGCCTATATTTGATAACAAAACTGAAAAAATCGTTAAATATGAATGTCTAGCCAGACTTCTTGATGAATCCGATAATGTTATTAGTCCTGCTTTATTCTTACCTTTGGCAAAAAAAGTAAAAGTTTATAATTTAATTACAAAAATTATAATTGAAAAGTCATTTGAAGCTTTTAAAGATAATGATTATGATTTTAGTATCAATTTATCTATAGACGATGTTATGAGTACGGATATTTTTGAGTTTATTATCGATACACTTAAAAACTCTCCTATTGCCAATAGAGTAATTTTTGAGATTGTAGAATCGGAGGCTATAGTTGATTTTACAAAAGTGTCTAAATTTATAAATGAAATAAAAAGATATGGTGCAAAAGTAGCTATAGATGATTTTGGAGACGGATATTCTAATTTTTCATATCTTATAAAAATGGATGTTGATTATATAAAAATAGACGGGTCTCTTATTAAAGACATCGATGTAGATAAGAGTTCGCTTATGGTTGTTGAGACTATAGTTGATTTTGCCAGAAAATTAGGGGTTAAAACTATAGCCGAATATGTTCATTCAAGTACGGTACTAGATAAAGTCAAGGAATTGGGAATAGACTTTTCACAAGGATTTTATATAGATAAGCCCTCATTGAATATAATGTAA